The Paraburkholderia caffeinilytica genome segment GTCGCCGGAGCGGCAGACTTCGAAAGCGAGAAGAAAGAGGCCGAGCGCGGTGCCTTGTGTCGTGATGATCTGCTCGGCTGGAACGTTGCAGCCCTCGGCAATCGCCTCGCGAAGCGCGAGCGAACCGGCGGATGTGCCGTAGCCGAGCTTCAGATTGCGGATAGGCTCGGAACCGGCCAGATTCAGGAGTTCGCCGACCGTCAGGTCCTGCGACGTGCTCTCCGCGAGGTTGAACGGCCGATTCACGTTGAGCAGTGAAATGATCTCGTTGCGAGGGAATCGACCGCGCCACGCCGGAGGGGTCGATTCGCTCAGGCCGGGCCGTTGTCTTTCATCGAAATTCTGTTGAAAACCCTTCATGCTTTTGCCTTGCATTTGCTGTGAATGATTCGTCGGACGATCCCTTGCGAGCGGCCGTTCGGCCGCTCCAGCACAGCGTTGACAGATGTCGCCGCCGTGCGAGGAGACTGGCTTCGGTACGGCATCCGAACGCCTTCGACCGCGATCGCAACGCATGCATCGTAGCGCCGACCGGTGAACCATAACAGTCACAGTTTTGGGCGAAATGGACCATCACAATTTCCCTTGGCGAGACGGCGCGCCGCGTCGATAATCGTGGATTACTCCGTTATGAACGCTTCCATGGACACGCCCACTCCGTATCGTTACGAGCAGTTGGCCGAGCTCATCGTCGGCATGATCGACAACGGCGCGCTCGCACAGGGCATGCGTCTGCCATCCGTGCGCGCCGTCAGCCAGCAGCACCGCATCAGCATCTCCACGGCGCTCCAGGCGTATCGCCTGCTCGAAGATCGCGGCATCCTCGTCGCGCGGCCGCAGTCGGGCTTTTACGTCGCGGCGAGGCGCCGCGGCGCACTCGCGTTGCCGTCGGCCTCGCGGCCGCGGGCAAAAGCGTCGACCGTGTCGATCAGCGGAGCCGTCGTGGCGCTGCTCGAGCACGCATCGAATTCGGCGCTCGTGCCGCTCGGCTGCGCCGTGCCCGACGCCGAGCTGCTGCAATCGAAGCGGCTCGACCTCGCGCTCGCGCGTGCCGCACGTCAACACGGCACGCGCTACAACGTCTATTGCGCGCCGCAGGGCGACCCGCGCCTGCGCCGCGAAATCGCGAAGCGGGCGATGCGCTTCGGGCACGCGCTATCGCCCGACGACGTGCTCGTCACGAGCGGATGCACCGAGGCGCTGACGCTCGCGCTTACCGCTGTCGCCAAACGGGGCGATTCGATTGCGATCGAATCGCCCACCTACTTTGGTCTCCTGCATACGCTGGAAGTGCTTGGCCTGAAGGCATTCGAGCTGCCGACCGACCCGACACGCGGCATCGATGTCGGCGCGCTCGCCCGCTTGCTCGACACGGAACCGGTGGCCGCGTGCGTGCTGTCGTCGAATTTCAACAATCCGCTAGGCTGCGCGATGGCCGAAGCCGACAAGCGGGCGCTCCTTGCGCTGCTCGCGCGGCATGCCGTGCCGCTGATCGAAGACGACGTCTACGGCGACATTCACTTCAGTCGCGAGCGGCCAAAGCCGTTCATCGCGCTCGACGGCGGCACCAATACGATCTACTGCAGCTCGTTCTCGAAAAGCCTTGCGCCCGGGTATCGGGTCGGCTGGATGGTCGCGGGCGCCTACGCGCAGCAGGTAATGGAACGCAAGCTGGCGTTCAGCCTCTGCAGTCCTGTCCTGCCTCAGGTCGCGATCGCGGACTTTCTGGAAAGCGGCGCCTACGATGCACATTTGCGCGGCATCCGGCGCATCTTCGAAGAAAACCTCGGGCATATGACGCGCACGATCGAAGCCAGCTTCCCGGCCGATACGAAAGTCAGCCGGCCCGCAGGCGGGTTCATGCTCTGGCTGGAACTGCCAAGGCGCTTTGACTCGCGCGAGCTCTTCGACGAAGCGCTCGAACAAGGCATCTGCTTCGCGCCCGGCGACGTCTTCTCCGCAAGCCGGCGCTTTCGCAATTGCCTCAGGCTGAGCGCCGGACATGCCTGGAACGACCACATCGAAGACGGCGTCCGCCGACTGGGGCGGCTTGCGCAGGCGCTGCTCGCACCGGCATGAAGCGCAGCTGGCCTACGGCGTCGATCTCCGCTGGGAAGAGCCTTGGTATCCGAAATGGCGGGCTGCCCCCATTACGCCGTTACGCAAACCGTCCGTAAAACAACACTCACAATTTTAGAAACGCGTCTGGATCGTGCGAAAGCCAGTGCGTGGCTGCGCCCGGAATCGGAAACACGGTGCCTTGCTTCCCGCGCTACACGCAGTTGCACGCCGCATGCAGCAGCTCGACATCTTGTGCAGCATTCCTTAGCGAAGTGCAGCTGCCACCGCCTCGTCGATCTGCAGCGCAAAGCGCGCTTCAACATCGGGCACCGTGTAGCCAACTGACAGTTCCAGATACGCGTCGCCTAGCACCAACTGAACGAATGTTGCTGCCCGCAATGCCGCAGTCGATTCGTCAAATCGCTTTCGCAGAATTTTTGCGGCGAAGGCACGCACGCCCTTTGCACCATTTTCGTAAAACACCTGACCGAGCTCCGGAAGACGTTCCGCCTCAGCAACAATGGCCCGGTAAAGCCGCAAATAATCCGGTGCGATAAGGATTTGTGCCAACACCCATCCCAACTCGCGCAACTCGACTTCGGGCGATTCGTCGGATTGCTCGTCCTGCGCGCCGGCAAGAAGTCCGCCCACCTGCGCGCACATCGAACTCACCAGGCCAACGAAAAGCGCCTCCTTCGACTTGAAGTGGCGGTAGACCGTCTGTTTGCCGACGCCGGCGGCCGCGGCGACATCGTCCATCGTTGCCAGGCCGAAGCCCTGGCTTAAAAAGACGCTTTTCGCGCCGTCGAGGATGGCGGACCGCTTACGGCGTTGCAGCGGGCTCAGGTCGGGGAGAGAGGACGTGTTCATGTCAGATAAATAACAGATCGCCGAGTAGTTGACAAGACTGGTCAGTCTCGTTTAGATTGGTCAAAACGAGACTGATTGGTCTCGTTTGTGTGACCATTCAACTTCGCAGGCAATCATTGGAGAACGCTTTGAAACTGTTCATTACAGGTGGGACCGGCTTCATCGGGCAAGCGGTCGCGCGCAAGGCAATCAGCCTCGGCCATCAGGTGACGGCGCTGGTGCGCAAGGACAGCTCGGCGGCCGCCGGCGCGCTGGCACGTCTCGGTGTGACACTGCATGCTGGCGACCTGCGCGAGCCACAGTCTTTCGCTGCAACTGCCGGTGCCGCTGATGGCGTGGTGCACACCGCTTCGACCAACGATGCTTCCGCCGCTGCTGCTGACGAGGCCGCGGTTGTAGCGATGCTTTCGCATTTGCATCCGGGCGCGGCGTTTGTCTATACGTCGGGCACCTGGGTCTACGGCAATACGGAGGGGGCGCCCGTGACTGAAGCATCGGCGCTGAACCCGACACCACTCATCGCATGGCGGCCCGCCGTGGAGCAAAAGGTGCTGGCGCTAGCAGAACGCCGCTCGATTGCCGCAGTGATCCTCAGGCCGGCGATGGTGCATGGTTACGGCGGCGGCGTCTTCGGCATGCTTGCCGGCATGGCCCGTCAGACCGGCAGCGTGAGGGTCGTCGGCGATGGTCGCAACCACTGGCCCGCCGTTCACGTCGACGATCTTGCCACGGCCTACCTGAGCGCGGTGGAGCGGGCGGCAAGCGGGGACGGTCGAGTCGCGGGACAGATCTTCAACGTGGTCGCGGAAGATGCCGTGGCCGTCGCCGAAATGGGTGAAGCGATTCGGACCTCGGTCGGCGCCGATCGCGTCGAATTCTGGCCGCTCGACGATGCTCGAAAATCGCTTGGGCCATTTGCCGACGCACTGGCGCTCGACCAGGCGGTAAGCGGTCAGCATGCCCGGAAAGTTCTTGCGTGGGAACCCGACGGCCCCGGCCTGATTGCGGACCTCTCCATCCAGAAGCACTTTCAGCAAGGCTAAGGAGCATGAGCATGGCGTGGAATAGTGCATCTTTCGAATCGATTCTCGCGACGATCGTAGCGGTTCTGTTCGCGGTTGCCGGGGTGGTCAATCTCTCGGGACGCGGCGCGGTGAAGCGCGACTTCGCGCGCTGGGGTTACCCGGCATGGTTTCATTTGCTCTGCGGCGCTCTTGAGCTGTTGTGCTCGGCACTTCTTTTTGGACAACAAACCAGAGTCCTGGGCCTAACGCTGGCCGGTGCGATTCTGGTCGCCGTGCTCTTCACGTTGCTACGAAACCGGGAGTCGTTTGGGCATCTCGCCCCGGCGCTGTTCTTCTCGGCGCTCGTTGTGGCTACGGTGGCGCTCCGCGCTTGAAGCTCGCTCGCCAACAGGCGAGTGAGCCCGGGACGCTGGAGGTCGCACCGATACGCACCGAGTCGAGAACAAGAACGACCGCCCGCATGGCACTGCCCCCGGTCCGGTCACTGAACGATTCGATAGATGGTCGGCGGCGTCGCCTGGCCTGTCTCGGAAAGCGTGTATGCGTGCTGCACCATGGCCGCCGCATGCGCTGCTTTCCCGGCACTGCCCGCATGCACGAAGCCGAGTGGCTGCCCGACGTCCACGCGTTGTCCGAGTGGCACGAGTTCCGAGAGGCCGACTGCGTAGTCGATCGAGTCTTCCGCCCGTACCCTGCCCCCACCCAACCCCACGACTGCCATGCCGAGCGCGCGGCAGTCGATCCGCTCTACGCGTCCCGCCACCGGTGCGACAACCGGAATCCTGATCTGGGCCTTGGTCAGATAGCGCGCGGGCGCGTCGATCAGGTCCACGGGTCCGCCCAGGGCCGCCACCATTTTCGCGAAGCGTTCCACCGCCGCACCGGAGTCGAGCACCGCCTGCAACCTGACTCGCGCCTGCGTGTCGTCGGCAGCGATGCCGCTGCTGACCAGCATCTGGGCGGCGAGCGCCATCGTGACCTCGTGCAGACGATCCGGACGCGACTTGCCGGTCAAGTAATCGATCGCGCAAGCAACTTCCAGCGCATTGCCCGCGCACGGCGCAAGCGACTGGTTCATGTCGGTCAGCAACGCCGTGGTCTTCATGCCGGCGCCGTTGCCGACGTCGACGATGCTCCTCGCGAGTTCGAGCGATTTTTCGGGAGTCGGCATGAACGCGCCCGAACCCACCTTGACGTCCATCACCAGACCTCCAAGCCCGGCCGCAAGTTTCTTCGACAGAATCGACGCTGTGATCATCGCCACGGACTCGACCGTCGCGGTGATGTCGCGGATCGCATAGACGCGCTTGTCCGCAGGCGCGAGTTGCTCAGTCTGGCCGATGATCGCGACGCCGACATCGCGTACCACGCGCTGGAATTCGTCTGTGCCGGGCGTGACGTTGTAGCCCGGGATCGAATTCAGCTTGTCGAGTGTCCCGCCCGTGTGTCCAAGCCCGCGTCCCGAAATCATCGGCACGTAAGCTCCACATGCGGCAATCATCGGACCGAGCAGCAACGAGGTCAGATCGCCGACGCCGCCGGTCGAGTGTTTGTCGACTACCGGCCCGTTTAGTTGCTGCGCAGACCAGTCGAGCACCTGCCCCGAGTCGCGTTGCGCAAGCGTGATCGCGACGCATTCGTCGACGCTCAGGTCGTTGAAATACACCGCCATCGCAAATGCGGACACCTGCCCTTCTGTGACGCTGCCATCCACCACGCCGCGAACGAACGCTGCAATTTCGTCCCGATCGAGCGGCTGCCGGTCGCGTTTCTTGCGGATAAATTCCTGCGGCAGAAACATGATGACTCTCTCAATACAAGTTGGACTGCACCCCACCGCCAACATGACCCAGCGTGGCAAGCAGGTTGCCGAGCAGACCGGACGCGCCGAAGCGAAACGTGGCGGGCGTCGCCCAGCCGGGCCGCAGCAGCCTCTCTGCAAGCGTCAGGTAGGCCGCGGCCTCGTCGGCCCGGCGCACGCCCCCAGCGGCCTTGAAACCGACCGTGCGACCCGCCTCGCCAATCACGTCCAGCATGATCGCGGCCGCCCCCAGCGTGGCGTTCACCGGCACCTTGCCGGTCGACGTCTTGATGAAATCCGCGCCGGCTTCGATCGCAATCTCGCTTGCCAGGCGAATCAGGCCGGCCTGCCGGAGCTCGCCTGTTTCGAGAATCACTTTCAGGCATTTGCCGCCTGCCGCGGCGCGGCTATGGGCCACCAGTTCGCGGCCAACGAGCGCATCGCCTGCAAGCAGCGCACGATAGGGAAACACCACGTCCACCTCGTCCGCGCCGAGCCTGACCGCCTCGGCGGTTTCCCGCGCCGCCTCGTCGGGTGACAACGCCCCAGACGGAAAATTCGCGACGGTGGCGACAGGCAGCGACAGGCCTTTGCCGGTCAGCGCGGTGCGTGCCGTTTCGATGAAGCGGGGATACACACAGATGGCGGCCGGCGTGCCGACCGGCGTGTCGGCCGATGCAACCAGCGCTTCGATCGATATGTCCGTGTCGTCATCGTTCAACGACGTAAGGTCGATCAGATGCAACGCCTTCAGCGCCGTCTCGGCGAGCTGGTTGCGGCTAAGGTGAACTGCCACGGGTTGACTCATTCAGGGCCGCCCCGATCAATGCAGGGAGAAGAAAAGGCCGGCAATCGCCGCGCTCATCAGGTTCGACAGCGTGCTGGCCGTCAGCGCACGCAGACCATGGCGCGCCACCTCAGAGCGGCGCTCGGGAGCCACAGCGCTGAATCCGCCCGCCAGAATCGCGATCGACGAAAAATTCGCGAAACCGCACAGCGCAAACGAGACGATCGCAATCGTCTTGGGATCGAGAACCTGCAGTCCCGCCGCGGCGACCTGCGCGGTATCCTTCAGGTACGGCGACAGGTCCCCGTAGGCGACGAACTCGTTGAGAATCAGCTTCTCGCCGATGAAGTTGCCGGCCAGCGACGCATCGTGCCACGGCACCCCGATCAGCCAGGCCAGCGGCGCAAACAAACCGCCCAGCAAGCCCTGCAGCGTGACGTTCGCAAAGCCGAACAATGCGGCAATGCTGCCCACGGCCGTATTGACGAGCGCAATGAGACCGATGAAGGCAATCAGCATCGCACCGACGTTGATGGCGATCTTCAGTCCGATGCTCGCCCCCGAAGCCGCTGCCTCGATGACATTGGCGGAACCCTTCTCGTCGAAATCCAGCCCGTCGATATTCATCTGGCCCGGCTCGACAGTCGGATACAGCAGCTTGCCAAACAGCAGGCCGCCCGGCACGGCCATGAACGATGCGGCCAGCAGGTACTCCATTTTCACGCCAAGGCCGGCGTAGGCAGCGAGCACGGACCCGGCTACCGAAGCCATCCCGCTCGACATCACGGCAAAGATCTCCGCGCTGGTCATCTGCCGCACGAACGGCTTCACGAGCGCCGGCATTTCGCTTTGACCGAGAAAGATGGTTGCGACTGCCGAGCACGCCTCGATGCGGCTCACGCCCAGCGTCTTTTCCAGCGCTATACCGACGATGGTGACGATCCACTTCATGACCCCGACGTAATAAAGCACCGCGATCAGCGCGGTCACGAAGATGATCATAGGCAGCACACGCAGGCCGAACACAAAGCCGCCCGCACCGAAGAGCTCGAACATCTTGCTGTCGACCAGCCCGCCAAAAATAAACGACACGCCATGGTTGCCCATTTCGAGCACACGGTTGACAGCGCTTGCAACAACCGCGAGCGCGCTACGTCCGAACGGGACGAACAGCACGAGCGCGCCGATCGCCAACTGTGTCGCAAGCGCGGCAAAAAGCGTCCGCGGCCGTACCGCGCCACGATTGTTCGATAGCAAATAGGCGATCAACAACAGTATCAACATGCCGCAGAAGCTGCGCACGATATCCACGTAGTTCCCCTTGAAAGTTAGGGAAAAGAAAGCGCCCCGGATTGGGGCGGCCGGCACGACCGGAGACAGACATCTGCCTCACCGGTCGTCAGATCAGCACGCTGCGCTCAATTGGCCGGTACACCGTCTTTCCAATGCTTCCAGTCCTTGACGATCGCGGCCACAAGCGGCGAGCCGGTCAGATAGAGGTTGTTCAGCGCTGGAACAAAGCCACCCTGATTCTGGTAATCGAGCAGGTTGTCGACGTTCGAGACGCCTTGTGGCGGACGATCGAAGTCCGAACCGGCGCGCAGCACCGCTACGCGCTGCGTATTTGCCAGACCAGCCGCCTCCGCACGCTTGATGACCTCGAAGGTCGCGTTGTCTTCCTGCTGCGTCGTGCAGTAAACGCCCTTGCCGTCGGTCAGGAGCCTAGTCCAGTCGCGGGCGCGCTGCCCCAAGGCATTCCCCGAGAACCACGTATCGCCCGCCAGGGTGTCGCACTGGATGACGCCCGGACGCTGATTGGCCGGCGCGCTCTGATACTTCGCGCGATAGGCTGCGGCCTCCGGACTGTCGGTCAGCGTCACGTCGCGCGACAGGCCGTAGGCTTTTTGCAGCAGCGCCTCGTTCAGCTGGAACACTTCGGTGCGGTAGTCCAGCGGCGGCTTTTCGTTTTCGCTCTTCGTGTTGATGCCGAGATAGCCGGACTTCCATCCAGCCGGAATCTCACGCGCATCCAGTTCCCACTGGATGCCGAAATCCACCAGATAACGTGCCCAGGCGGCCGAGCCGAGCGTACCCTGCGCCGGATCGATACCGGCGATGCCCGATACCAGGAAGTACGTCTTGCGCAAATCGAATTTTTTCGAATACACGAGCGCAGACACCGAGGCCGCCGCGTTCGTATGACCCATGCCGGTCGTCAGAACGCACACACTGTCGTGGTTGCACTGGACATCGGGATAGTCCGCGGACAGGCCGGGTACCTTGATATGTTCCATCGGGCCCAGGTGGTCCAGCCACACTTTGCCTTCCGGCCCGAACATACTGATGATGAGGACCTTCACAGGCCGGGGGTGTTGCGCGGCGTCACTCGCAGCATGAGCGCCGGTCACCAGCGAAGCTGCAAGTCCCAGTCCGGCAAGTGCCTGCAGTATTTTTTTCTTGAGCATGAAATCTGTGTTCCTGATCGTTTGTGAGGTTTGGTTTGCGCCGTTCCGTCAGAACTGGTAGCCGACGCTTGCGTAGTAGCCCCAACCGGTCGAACGGTTCGCAAACGGGCCTTCGCCAAAGTTGAGGTCTCCACCACCCCATTGGCCACCGTTGTGGAAGTACCGGGCTGCGGTCCAGAAACGCCAATGCGTAAACGAGTAGATCAGGACGTTGGTCGCGACGAAGGCCGTATCGGTCCGGCTACTGCCGCCCGTCTCCTCGCGCAACTTCGAACCGAAGTCGTAGTTGAAGAACCCAACGTAGGTCAGATTGCCGCCATGGAACGTGCCAAGCGGATAGATGTACTTCATCTGGGCGCGATAGCCGTCCCACGAGTCTTCGTTCGCCGCGCCGTAGTTTTCCCATTGACGCCGTACGTAAAAATTGGCGGACAGCATCAATGGCGTGTGCGTGTCGATATCCGTGCCGATGCCGCTGTACAGTGTGTTCTGGCGGCCACCGATGTTGTAGCCCTGGTCGTAGATCCAGTCGAACGCCAGATACCATTCCTTGAATGGGCCAAATCCAAGATGCTTGCCGACGAGGTTGTCGATCGACACGCGCGGTTCCTGCTCGCTGAAGAGAGGCGATCCTCGATCCCACACGCCGGAGTCATGCGTGCTGCCCACGCCGAAGACCTTCGGCGCGTCCACGTAGCCATACAGGTCGAACGGGCCTTTCCGGCCGAAGTATTCGTACTCCAGGTACACGTCGTTAGTCTTATACGGACCGAACCTGATGTCTTTCGAGCCAATCACGCCCAAACTCTGGTGAAACCAGCTCGACACATAAGGAGAAGCGGCCGTTTGCGGTGTCGGATTAGTCACGACAGCGCCGCTTTCCGCGAGCGTCGCGTCAGTGGACCCGTCGG includes the following:
- a CDS encoding NupC/NupG family nucleoside CNT transporter, with translation MDIVRSFCGMLILLLIAYLLSNNRGAVRPRTLFAALATQLAIGALVLFVPFGRSALAVVASAVNRVLEMGNHGVSFIFGGLVDSKMFELFGAGGFVFGLRVLPMIIFVTALIAVLYYVGVMKWIVTIVGIALEKTLGVSRIEACSAVATIFLGQSEMPALVKPFVRQMTSAEIFAVMSSGMASVAGSVLAAYAGLGVKMEYLLAASFMAVPGGLLFGKLLYPTVEPGQMNIDGLDFDEKGSANVIEAAASGASIGLKIAINVGAMLIAFIGLIALVNTAVGSIAALFGFANVTLQGLLGGLFAPLAWLIGVPWHDASLAGNFIGEKLILNEFVAYGDLSPYLKDTAQVAAAGLQVLDPKTIAIVSFALCGFANFSSIAILAGGFSAVAPERRSEVARHGLRALTASTLSNLMSAAIAGLFFSLH
- a CDS encoding TetR/AcrR family transcriptional regulator, whose translation is MNTSSLPDLSPLQRRKRSAILDGAKSVFLSQGFGLATMDDVAAAAGVGKQTVYRHFKSKEALFVGLVSSMCAQVGGLLAGAQDEQSDESPEVELRELGWVLAQILIAPDYLRLYRAIVAEAERLPELGQVFYENGAKGVRAFAAKILRKRFDESTAALRAATFVQLVLGDAYLELSVGYTVPDVEARFALQIDEAVAAALR
- a CDS encoding DoxX family protein; this encodes MSMAWNSASFESILATIVAVLFAVAGVVNLSGRGAVKRDFARWGYPAWFHLLCGALELLCSALLFGQQTRVLGLTLAGAILVAVLFTLLRNRESFGHLAPALFFSALVVATVALRA
- the deoA gene encoding thymidine phosphorylase, with product MFLPQEFIRKKRDRQPLDRDEIAAFVRGVVDGSVTEGQVSAFAMAVYFNDLSVDECVAITLAQRDSGQVLDWSAQQLNGPVVDKHSTGGVGDLTSLLLGPMIAACGAYVPMISGRGLGHTGGTLDKLNSIPGYNVTPGTDEFQRVVRDVGVAIIGQTEQLAPADKRVYAIRDITATVESVAMITASILSKKLAAGLGGLVMDVKVGSGAFMPTPEKSLELARSIVDVGNGAGMKTTALLTDMNQSLAPCAGNALEVACAIDYLTGKSRPDRLHEVTMALAAQMLVSSGIAADDTQARVRLQAVLDSGAAVERFAKMVAALGGPVDLIDAPARYLTKAQIRIPVVAPVAGRVERIDCRALGMAVVGLGGGRVRAEDSIDYAVGLSELVPLGQRVDVGQPLGFVHAGSAGKAAHAAAMVQHAYTLSETGQATPPTIYRIVQ
- the deoC gene encoding deoxyribose-phosphate aldolase, coding for MAVHLSRNQLAETALKALHLIDLTSLNDDDTDISIEALVASADTPVGTPAAICVYPRFIETARTALTGKGLSLPVATVANFPSGALSPDEAARETAEAVRLGADEVDVVFPYRALLAGDALVGRELVAHSRAAAGGKCLKVILETGELRQAGLIRLASEIAIEAGADFIKTSTGKVPVNATLGAAAIMLDVIGEAGRTVGFKAAGGVRRADEAAAYLTLAERLLRPGWATPATFRFGASGLLGNLLATLGHVGGGVQSNLY
- a CDS encoding nucleoside-specific channel-forming protein Tsx codes for the protein MINIRHPKEINGKKWMTGARRRGALVTWIGIVMSVSQLATQAAWADGSTDATLAESGAVVTNPTPQTAASPYVSSWFHQSLGVIGSKDIRFGPYKTNDVYLEYEYFGRKGPFDLYGYVDAPKVFGVGSTHDSGVWDRGSPLFSEQEPRVSIDNLVGKHLGFGPFKEWYLAFDWIYDQGYNIGGRQNTLYSGIGTDIDTHTPLMLSANFYVRRQWENYGAANEDSWDGYRAQMKYIYPLGTFHGGNLTYVGFFNYDFGSKLREETGGSSRTDTAFVATNVLIYSFTHWRFWTAARYFHNGGQWGGGDLNFGEGPFANRSTGWGYYASVGYQF
- a CDS encoding PLP-dependent aminotransferase family protein, producing MDTPTPYRYEQLAELIVGMIDNGALAQGMRLPSVRAVSQQHRISISTALQAYRLLEDRGILVARPQSGFYVAARRRGALALPSASRPRAKASTVSISGAVVALLEHASNSALVPLGCAVPDAELLQSKRLDLALARAARQHGTRYNVYCAPQGDPRLRREIAKRAMRFGHALSPDDVLVTSGCTEALTLALTAVAKRGDSIAIESPTYFGLLHTLEVLGLKAFELPTDPTRGIDVGALARLLDTEPVAACVLSSNFNNPLGCAMAEADKRALLALLARHAVPLIEDDVYGDIHFSRERPKPFIALDGGTNTIYCSSFSKSLAPGYRVGWMVAGAYAQQVMERKLAFSLCSPVLPQVAIADFLESGAYDAHLRGIRRIFEENLGHMTRTIEASFPADTKVSRPAGGFMLWLELPRRFDSRELFDEALEQGICFAPGDVFSASRRFRNCLRLSAGHAWNDHIEDGVRRLGRLAQALLAPA
- a CDS encoding purine-nucleoside phosphorylase, whose product is MLKKKILQALAGLGLAASLVTGAHAASDAAQHPRPVKVLIISMFGPEGKVWLDHLGPMEHIKVPGLSADYPDVQCNHDSVCVLTTGMGHTNAAASVSALVYSKKFDLRKTYFLVSGIAGIDPAQGTLGSAAWARYLVDFGIQWELDAREIPAGWKSGYLGINTKSENEKPPLDYRTEVFQLNEALLQKAYGLSRDVTLTDSPEAAAYRAKYQSAPANQRPGVIQCDTLAGDTWFSGNALGQRARDWTRLLTDGKGVYCTTQQEDNATFEVIKRAEAAGLANTQRVAVLRAGSDFDRPPQGVSNVDNLLDYQNQGGFVPALNNLYLTGSPLVAAIVKDWKHWKDGVPAN
- a CDS encoding NAD-dependent epimerase/dehydratase family protein translates to MKLFITGGTGFIGQAVARKAISLGHQVTALVRKDSSAAAGALARLGVTLHAGDLREPQSFAATAGAADGVVHTASTNDASAAAADEAAVVAMLSHLHPGAAFVYTSGTWVYGNTEGAPVTEASALNPTPLIAWRPAVEQKVLALAERRSIAAVILRPAMVHGYGGGVFGMLAGMARQTGSVRVVGDGRNHWPAVHVDDLATAYLSAVERAASGDGRVAGQIFNVVAEDAVAVAEMGEAIRTSVGADRVEFWPLDDARKSLGPFADALALDQAVSGQHARKVLAWEPDGPGLIADLSIQKHFQQG